In Weissella tructae, the DNA window GGGGAAATCAGCAACAAAAATTGTTTGAATTTCTGCGCGACCATCAAAATGACGTAATCCAGCAAACAATTGTGCCATCGCACTGTTCACGTCGTCACCTAATGACCATGCATCCGATACTGACAAATCAGTTATCACAGAAGAGGGCATCATCAATCCCACTTCACTTGGGTGCGTTGCAACCCAAGCCAAGACATCAGACCATTCATCTACCGCAACCATAAATACATCCTTATCAGGTGCATAATGACGGTATTTCATCCCCGGCGCCTTAGGTGCAGCTGATGCATCTTTCATCGTCACCTCTGAAATCACATCAACACCTAACACATCCGCCAATTCTTCTGGCGTAATTTTACCTGGACGCAAAACCGTTGGTTGTTCCGTTGAAAGATCAATAATCGTTGATTCAACCCCGATCATCGTTGCACCATCATCTACCACCCCTGCAATTTTTCCTTGCAAGTCATGGTACACGTGTGCAGCCAAAGTTGGTGATGGTCGACCAGAAGTATTGGCTGACGGCCCAACTAACGGTACACCTGCATCACGAATCAATTGACGCGTCACATCATTATCCGGCATACGAATCGCAACTGTATCTAGGCCACCCGTCACCGTTTCAGACAATGCATCCGGCTTAACAGGCAAAATCATCGTCAAAGGACCTGGCCAGAAAGTAGCCATCAAAGTATCTGCCCATGCATTTGTTAGTGCAAAGTCAGTGACTTGAGCAATATCCGCGACGTGCACAATCAGCGGGTTATCGGACGGGCGTCCTTTAGCCGCATATACTTGTTGCACTGCTTGCTCGTTAAAAGCATTTGCTCCTAATCCATAGACTGTTTCACTCGGAAATGACACCAGTTGACCGGCTTGAATAGCTGATACGGCTGCTGAAAGTTCTGATGATGTCCAAATCTGTGTTTCCATCATATTATGCCTCCCGTTGCACACGAATCATGCGATCATGGCCACTCATATCTTGCTTCAGAGTCACGGTCACATTTGGTAAGGTTTCAAACAAGGCAACCAATGCAGGTCCTTGTTGATAACCAATTTCAAAAAATGCTTGTCCTGTTGGTTTCAAATAACGCAACAAATCTTGCGCCATTTGCTTATATAAAGCTAATCCTTCATCATCTGCGAATAACGCTAAATGAGGTTCAAAACCAATGACTGACGTATCCATTTGTGCTTCTTCACTTTCAGCAATATAAGGTGGATTACTAACAATCACATCATATTGACCTTCAATAGAAGCAAACAAATCACTTTCAACAAAACGAACACCTGCATCAAACTTATCAGCATTGCTCTTCGCAACAGCTAATGCATCTGATGAGATATCGCTAGCAGTTACCTGCCAATCAGGACGTTCCACTGCTAATGTGGTCGCAATTGCACTTGATCCTGTTCCAATATCCAATACATCTAAGGTTGACTTAGCTTGTGTGCTTAAAATCCACTCCACTAACTCTTCTGTTTCTTGACGCGGAATTAGGACACGACTATCCACATTAAATTCACGACCATAAAAAGCCGCATGCCCCAAAGCGTATTGTACCGGACGGCCACCCTTGATAGCATTAATTGCCATCTTGAAGCGCAACAATAGTTCATCTTCTAAAATGGTATTCGCATTATTAGAAAGTTGACTATAATTCCAATCCAAAATACCCGTCAATAGGTAATCGATTTGGGCTAGGCGTTCTTCTTTATCATGAACATAAGGTTCTAATTGATAGTCACCCCAGTTACGAACAGATTCAATTGTTTCTTGCGGCTCTAGTCCACCATAAGAATCAAACATAAGCATTACCCTTGCTTCAAGGCTTCAAGCTTTGCTGTTTGATCGGCAATCACCAAAGCATCAATTACGTCGTTCAATTCACCGTTCATAACACGGTCCAACTTGTTCAAGGTCAAACCGATACGGTGATCAGTAACACGGTTTTGTGGGTAGTTGTAAGTACGGATACGTTCTGAACGATCCCCACTACCAACGGCCGTCTTACGTTGTTCCGCATATTCAGCTTCGTTTTGTGAGGCATAGTGATCATACACACGTGCCTTCATGATTTCCATCGCCTTCAAACGGTTTTGTTGTTGTGAACGTTGGTCTTGCATTGCCACAACAATACCAGTTGGCAAGTGAGTCATACGTACGGCTGATGACGTCTTGTTAACGTGTTGTCCCCCGGCCCCTGAGGCACGGTAAACATCGACACGCAAATCCTTGTCTTCAATTTCAATATCAACATCTTCGTATTCAGGCATAACCCCAACCGTCGCTGTTGACGTGTGAACACGTCCAGCTGATTCAGTTTCAGGCACACGTTGCACACGGTGAGCACCGTTTTCAAACTTCAACTTTGAATACACGTTATCTCCGGTAATCATCAAAACGATTTCCTTGTATCCACCAATTTCAGTCTTGTTTTCATCAATAACTTCAACGTTCCAGTTTTGACGTTCTGCAAAACGGGCGTACATGTCGTACAAGTTAGCAGCAAACAAAGCACCTTCGTCTCCACCAGCAGCTCCGTGGATTTCCATGATGATGTTCTTGTCATCGTTAGGGTCCTTAGGTAGCAATAGCACCTTTAGCTTTTCTTCCAAGGCGTCCTTAGTTGCACGTAGCTCCTTAAGTTCTTCCTTAGTCATTTCTTCCATTTCAGCATCCAAATCTTCGTTCAACAATTCCTTGTTGGCGTCGATTTCTTCGATGGTTGCTTGGTAGTTACGGAATGCTTCTACTGTTTCACGAAGTTGCCCTTCTTCTTTTGATAGGGCCATAAAGCGCTTTGTGTCCGCAATAATTGTTGGATCAGAAATCATTTCGCTGATTTCGTCATAACGATCCACCACGGCTTGCACACGTTCAAAAATTTCATTCATGGTGTTGTATCCTTCTTTATTTATAGTAGTTTGTTAATTATTTCTTGCCGAAACGTTCAGTCAATGCAGTCATGTCTGGTGCATTATAATGACGACGACAAACTGGTAAGTATGATTCATCCCCACCAATTTGGACTTGTGCCCCTTCATAGACAGGTTGTCCATCGGCGACACGCAAGTTCATTGTTGCCTTACGACCACAGAATGAACATAGCGTCTTCATTTCCTCAATCTTGTCAGCGTAAATCAACAACGCTTCTGACCCAGCAAATAGGTGGTTAAAGGCATCGTTCTTTAGTCCAAATGCCAAAACCGGAATGTTCAATTCATCCACAACTTTAGTTAATTGCAGCACTTGTTCTGGTGCCATAAATTGTGCTTCATCAATCAAAACAGCAGCAACATCATCTTCACTATTGATTAGTTCAAACAAGTTATCAGCGTCTGAAATCGCACGAGCTGGGCGGTTCAAACCAATACGTGATGCAATCGTACCAATTTCAGTACGGTCATCCAGCGCACTAGTTAGCAACAAAACATGACGACCCTGTGTTTCATAGTTATGGGCGACTTTTAGAATTTCAATACTCTTTCCACTGGCCATTGCCCCGTGTCTAAAAAATAGTTGTGCCATGTGATGTACCCCTCTCAATTCGGCTAAACGCCGTTTTAGTCCTGCTTACCAGTATAACGAAATTTAGGTCATAAAAAAAGCATCTAAGCAAATTGATTGCATAATAAAAAAGACAAGATAAGAACGACTCATTGCCGTTAATATCTCGTCCCATTTATTAATAAAATTCAGGTTCTACTTCAGCGATTTGGCTATGCCAATCAACATCTGGATAACGACGGTTCAACATCTTCTCCAAAACGCGCAAAGTTAGATTCCCATTACGAGCAAAGATTGGTCCGTGGAAATATGTTCCATAGACATTGCGGTAAACAAGTCCTTCACCACCATCTTCACCATTGTTTCCTTGGCCTTGCTTCAACTTCCCAAGTGGACGTTGCTTATCATCCAAGAAAGTACGCCCTTGATGATTTTCAAAACCATGATAGATATCACCATTAGTTGGGTCTTCAATAATCACATCCCCAATGAAACGGCTATCTGTTTGATTCAATGTGTAGTGACCCATGGCCTTAATTCCTTCAACACGTGTTCCATCTGCCAAAATAAAGTAATCACCTAGCAATTGGAATCCACCACAGACTCCCAACAAAGGTCCATCAGCTTCGATGTACGCCTTGATGTCTTCAGCCTTACTTGGCAAGTCTTCTGAAACGATTTGTTGTTCGTAATCTTGACCACCACCAAACAACACAAAGTCATATGCTTTCGCATCAAACTTGTCACCTAGTGAGATAATTTCGGTCTCCATTTCAACGCCTAATTGCTTTGCATAGTAAGCCAAAGAAACAGCATTTCCATAGTCACCATAGGTATTCATCAAGTCACCGTAAAGATGCGCAATATTTAACTTATATTCAGCCATTCGCTTACGCCTCCTCTTCTGACTTAATGTATCCTGCTTGCTTCATTTCTTCACGCAATTGTAGCATCGCTGTGTACGTAGCTGCCACATAAACGTGTTCTGTTGGCATTTCTTTAATAGCGCCAATCACATCTTTAATGTTTGGATAAATTGGTTGATCACCAAAACCAGCCATCTTTAGACGAACATACATGTCCTTGTATCGTTCACCACCAGTCGCCACAGCTTTAATACCTGTGTCATGTAGTGATTCAAAATCAGCGTCCCAAATCCAACTTGTATCAATTCCATCCGCATAATTAGCGTTCAAAAGCGCCATCAATGAGAAGTCCTGATCATCCGTCTTCATCATATCAATCACTTGATTTGCCCCAACCGGGTTCTTAATCAAAACAATTGTCACAATCTTATCAGCCACTTGGATTGTTTCTTGGCGACCAAAAATT includes these proteins:
- a CDS encoding L-threonylcarbamoyladenylate synthase gives rise to the protein METQIWTSSELSAAVSAIQAGQLVSFPSETVYGLGANAFNEQAVQQVYAAKGRPSDNPLIVHVADIAQVTDFALTNAWADTLMATFWPGPLTMILPVKPDALSETVTGGLDTVAIRMPDNDVTRQLIRDAGVPLVGPSANTSGRPSPTLAAHVYHDLQGKIAGVVDDGATMIGVESTIIDLSTEQPTVLRPGKITPEELADVLGVDVISEVTMKDASAAPKAPGMKYRHYAPDKDVFMVAVDEWSDVLAWVATHPSEVGLMMPSSVITDLSVSDAWSLGDDVNSAMAQLFAGLRHFDGRAEIQTIFVADFPRDSIHAAYNNRLLKASGGHRATELWTD
- the prmC gene encoding peptide chain release factor N(5)-glutamine methyltransferase, which translates into the protein MFDSYGGLEPQETIESVRNWGDYQLEPYVHDKEERLAQIDYLLTGILDWNYSQLSNNANTILEDELLLRFKMAINAIKGGRPVQYALGHAAFYGREFNVDSRVLIPRQETEELVEWILSTQAKSTLDVLDIGTGSSAIATTLAVERPDWQVTASDISSDALAVAKSNADKFDAGVRFVESDLFASIEGQYDVIVSNPPYIAESEEAQMDTSVIGFEPHLALFADDEGLALYKQMAQDLLRYLKPTGQAFFEIGYQQGPALVALFETLPNVTVTLKQDMSGHDRMIRVQREA
- the prfA gene encoding peptide chain release factor 1; translated protein: MNEIFERVQAVVDRYDEISEMISDPTIIADTKRFMALSKEEGQLRETVEAFRNYQATIEEIDANKELLNEDLDAEMEEMTKEELKELRATKDALEEKLKVLLLPKDPNDDKNIIMEIHGAAGGDEGALFAANLYDMYARFAERQNWNVEVIDENKTEIGGYKEIVLMITGDNVYSKLKFENGAHRVQRVPETESAGRVHTSTATVGVMPEYEDVDIEIEDKDLRVDVYRASGAGGQHVNKTSSAVRMTHLPTGIVVAMQDQRSQQQNRLKAMEIMKARVYDHYASQNEAEYAEQRKTAVGSGDRSERIRTYNYPQNRVTDHRIGLTLNKLDRVMNGELNDVIDALVIADQTAKLEALKQG
- a CDS encoding thymidine kinase, whose amino-acid sequence is MAQLFFRHGAMASGKSIEILKVAHNYETQGRHVLLLTSALDDRTEIGTIASRIGLNRPARAISDADNLFELINSEDDVAAVLIDEAQFMAPEQVLQLTKVVDELNIPVLAFGLKNDAFNHLFAGSEALLIYADKIEEMKTLCSFCGRKATMNLRVADGQPVYEGAQVQIGGDESYLPVCRRHYNAPDMTALTERFGKK
- a CDS encoding type 1 glutamine amidotransferase; protein product: MAEYKLNIAHLYGDLMNTYGDYGNAVSLAYYAKQLGVEMETEIISLGDKFDAKAYDFVLFGGGQDYEQQIVSEDLPSKAEDIKAYIEADGPLLGVCGGFQLLGDYFILADGTRVEGIKAMGHYTLNQTDSRFIGDVIIEDPTNGDIYHGFENHQGRTFLDDKQRPLGKLKQGQGNNGEDGGEGLVYRNVYGTYFHGPIFARNGNLTLRVLEKMLNRRYPDVDWHSQIAEVEPEFY